Proteins co-encoded in one Corvus moneduloides isolate bCorMon1 chromosome 7, bCorMon1.pri, whole genome shotgun sequence genomic window:
- the CPO gene encoding carboxypeptidase O, which yields MWLSLGIIFSLGTLIPGKFSLKLQYDRDQVLHIVPETFQQVQHLQLLCSTLMLDLWKPLLPEDIRAGEDLHIRVPAPLVQEVKDSLDQHMISYRVLIPDVQKLVDQSMPRERSSHREVSGGYVYTEYHPMEEIYQWMTQIQKNNSELVTQHFLGKTFENRTMYYLQISQPSNKPKKIIWMDCGIHAREWISPAFCQWFVKEILQNYKSDPKISRFLQNLDLYVLPVLNIDGYIYSWEEDRLWRKNRFPYENGTCYGTDLNRNFNSSWGSVGVSFNCSSDVFCGSGPESEPETRAVAQFIKSKKSDILCYLTIHSYGQLILTPYGSTTTPPSNNEELMQVAKEAAAALTGKYGTSYRVGSTALILYSNSGSSRDWVHTIGIPLSYTFELRDTGTHGFILPANQIQPTCEETMLAVTTIIDYVDKKYFPDGAVVLTSSSLGLSLCLSIVLTWTVS from the exons ATGTGGCTTTCTCTTGGGATCATCTTTTCTCTGGGGACATTAATTCCTGGAAAATTCAGCTTGAAATTGCAGTATGACAG GGATCAGGTTTTGCATATTGTGCCAGAAACATTTCAGCAAGTCCAGCATCTTCAGCTTCTTTGCAGTACTTTAATG CTGGATTTGTGGAAGCCCCTGCTGCCTGAAGACATCAGGGCTGGAGAAGACCTGCACATTAgggtcccagcccctctggTGCAGGAGGTGAAGGACAGCTTAGATCAGCATATGATCTCTTACAG agTCCTAATACCTGATGTGCAGAAACTTGTGGATCAGAGCATGCcaagggagaggagcagccacagggaggTCTCAGGAGGTTATGTCTACACTGAATATCATCCAATGGAAGAG ATTTATCAATGGATGACTCAGATCCAGAAGAACAACAGTGAGCTGGTGACTCAGCATTTCTTAGGGAAGACATTTGAGAATCGAACAATGTATTATCTACAG ATCAGTCAACCATCAAATAAACCCAAAAAGATAATTTGGATGGACTGTGGGATTCATGCCAGAGAATGGATCTCTCCAGCCTTCTGTCAGTGGTTTGTGAAAGAA attcTTCAAAATTACAAATCTGACCCAAAGATAAGCAGATTTCTGCAGAATTTGGACCTCTATGTCTTGCCAGTCCTCAATATTGATGGCTACATCTATTCCTGGGAAGAA GATCGCTTGTGGAGGAAAAACCGTTTTCCATATGAGAACGGCACCTGCTATGGCACAGATCTGAACCGAAACTTCAACTCATCCTGGGGCA GTGTTGGTGTATCTTTTAACTGCAGCAGTGACGTTTTCTGTGGATCTGGACCAGAATCAGAGCCTGAGACAAGAGCTGTGGCTCAGTTTATCAAAAGCAAGAAGAGTGACATTTTGTGCTATTTAACAATTCACTCCTATGGGCAGCTCATCCTCACTCCATATGGTTCCACAACTACACCTCCAAGTAACAATGAAGAACTG ATGCAAGTTGcaaaggaagcagctgctgcattgACAGGAAAGTATGGGACCAGCTACAGAGTAGGATCAACCGCTTTAATTTTAT aCAGTAACTCAGGTTCCTCACGGGACTGGGTCCACACGATTGGCATTCCCCTCTCCTACACATTTGAGCTGCGAGACACGGGTACTCATGGATTTATTCTCCCTGCTAACCAAATCCAGCCCACATGTGAGGAGACTATGTTGGCTGTGACAACTATCATAGATTATGTTGATAAGAAGTACTTCCCAGATGGGGCTGTGGTGCTGACCTCCAGCAGCCTGGGCCTGAGCCTTTGCCTCAGTATTGTACTTACATGGACTGTTTCTTAA